A single Filimonas effusa DNA region contains:
- a CDS encoding RNA polymerase sigma factor, with protein MSHHHAYNEKELLSRIAENDELAFAAFMMHHTDNLYSYILKITKSDHWAEELVQDVWLQVWQGRKDFKALSHPLAYLYRIAQNRSIDWIRRNKRELKAQYLIQQQLVPHSENSFISKENFETTRRLLAAGIEALPFQRRRIFELKQSGLSYDEIAATLNISKNTVRNQMVSALQALRYLLQQHGDSLILFFFYFFF; from the coding sequence TTGTCTCATCACCATGCATATAACGAGAAAGAACTGCTTTCCCGCATAGCGGAAAATGACGAGCTGGCATTTGCTGCATTCATGATGCATCATACCGATAATCTTTATTCCTATATTCTCAAGATCACGAAATCTGATCACTGGGCTGAAGAGCTTGTACAGGATGTATGGTTGCAGGTATGGCAAGGCCGCAAGGACTTCAAAGCGCTAAGTCACCCGCTCGCTTATCTCTACCGCATAGCCCAGAACCGTTCTATTGACTGGATCCGGCGCAATAAACGCGAATTAAAGGCACAGTACCTTATACAACAGCAACTGGTGCCACATTCGGAAAACAGTTTCATCAGCAAAGAGAATTTTGAAACTACCCGCCGCCTGCTGGCGGCGGGTATAGAAGCCTTGCCTTTTCAGCGCCGGCGCATCTTTGAGCTCAAACAATCAGGTCTCAGTTACGATGAAATTGCGGCAACACTGAATATTTCAAAGAACACGGTGCGCAACCAGATGGTGAGTGCCCTACAGGCATTGCGTTACCTGCTGCAGCAGCACGGGGACAGCCTGATCTTATTTTTTTTCTACTTTTTTTTCTGA
- a CDS encoding FecR family protein → MQTRKEHIEAIWNKMLSNEATPEELDRLLKEIDSSGDTPEEWHFIAAGFASENEDQPGFTAMDADQKQQLLQQWQRAAGSASTTEANKPRAINWRRWMQVAAVIAILTTSIVLLRQQRSKTASSDQSHIASVPAINPGKNGAILTLANGQELVLDSAGNGVIATENGANIVLEDGFLEYKATGNSSSTTEYNTMYTPRGRQFRITLPDGTQVWLNSASTIRFPTAFSPKERRVSINGEAYFEVAPNAHSPFLIDIAGKAGIEVLGTSFNINAYDNGKALQATLVEGSIRIVAGQERAQSSQKGIIIKPGQQAVIGNASSTSGASGITIINNADIDKIVAWKNGLFNFHGLGLAEAMQQLERWYDIEVIYENGIPEIPFDGEISRNVSLEKLLKMLADADLTFRIEKNRKLIITK, encoded by the coding sequence ATGCAAACACGAAAAGAACATATAGAGGCGATTTGGAATAAGATGCTTTCCAACGAAGCAACCCCGGAAGAACTGGACCGGCTTCTGAAGGAAATAGACTCCAGCGGAGATACGCCGGAGGAATGGCATTTTATTGCAGCAGGGTTTGCAAGTGAAAACGAGGACCAGCCTGGCTTTACAGCAATGGATGCGGACCAGAAACAGCAGCTGTTGCAACAATGGCAGCGTGCTGCGGGCAGCGCTTCAACTACAGAAGCGAATAAGCCCCGTGCCATTAACTGGCGCCGTTGGATGCAAGTGGCGGCTGTCATCGCCATTTTGACCACGAGCATAGTGCTGTTGCGGCAACAGCGCAGCAAAACAGCGTCGTCAGACCAAAGCCATATAGCGTCTGTACCGGCTATCAATCCTGGTAAAAACGGCGCAATTCTTACACTGGCCAATGGCCAGGAGCTCGTGCTAGATAGCGCGGGCAACGGTGTGATAGCCACGGAGAACGGCGCCAATATCGTATTAGAAGATGGTTTCCTCGAATACAAGGCAACAGGCAATAGCAGCAGTACAACCGAATACAATACGATGTACACCCCGCGCGGCAGGCAGTTTCGTATTACCCTGCCGGATGGTACACAGGTATGGTTAAACTCAGCCAGCACTATCCGCTTCCCAACCGCATTCAGCCCCAAAGAACGCCGCGTATCTATAAACGGAGAAGCCTACTTCGAGGTAGCTCCCAATGCCCATAGCCCATTCCTCATTGACATAGCCGGCAAAGCAGGCATAGAAGTGCTTGGCACCAGCTTTAATATCAACGCTTACGACAACGGCAAAGCCCTGCAGGCCACGCTGGTGGAAGGCAGTATCAGAATAGTCGCAGGTCAGGAGCGAGCCCAAAGCAGCCAGAAAGGAATAATAATAAAACCAGGCCAGCAAGCCGTTATCGGCAATGCGTCGAGCACATCCGGTGCATCAGGCATCACCATTATAAACAATGCCGATATCGACAAAATTGTGGCCTGGAAAAACGGCTTATTCAACTTCCACGGCCTCGGCCTGGCAGAAGCTATGCAGCAACTGGAACGTTGGTACGATATAGAAGTAATATATGAGAATGGCATTCCCGAGATTCCGTTCGACGGAGAAATAAGCAGAAACGTAAGCCTCGAGAAATTGCTGAAAATGCTGGCGGATGCAGATCTCACCTTCAGAATAGAAAAAAACAGGAAATTGATTATTACGAAATAA